The Oncorhynchus keta strain PuntledgeMale-10-30-2019 chromosome 17, Oket_V2, whole genome shotgun sequence genome has a window encoding:
- the LOC118396479 gene encoding troponin I, fast skeletal muscle-like, with the protein MSEKKMSSSRRHYLKSLMLSIAKGLLEDEAKENEQERIRWMEENCPPLSLPGGTQQLMEFLKELHHKIDVIDEERYDLENKVNKSTKEIEDLNIKVIDLKGKFKKPTLRKVRMSADAMLQALLGSKHKVSMDLRANLKQVKKEVKEEDKELRNVGDWRQNIEDKSGMDGRKKMFESES; encoded by the exons ATGTCAGA GAAAAAGATGTCTTCGAGTCGGAGGCATTACCTGAAG AGCTTGATGCTCTCCATTGCTAAAGGCTTACTGGAAGATGAGGCAAAGGAGAATGAGCAGGAGAGAATAAGATGGATGGAAGAGAACTGCCCTCCACTGTCCCTACCAGGGGGTACTCAACAGTTAATG GAGTTCTTGAAAGAGTTACACCATAAGATTGACGTGATAGATGAGGAGAGATATGATCTGGAGAACAAAGTGAACAAATCCACCAAGGAG ATTGAAGATTTGAACATTAAAGTTATCGACTTGAAGGGCAAGTTCAAGAAGCCAACTTTGAGGAAAGTGCGTATGTCTGCTGATGCTATGCTCCAGGCTCTGCTGGGCTCCAAGCACAAGGTGTCCATGGATCTGAGAGCCAACCTGAAACAAGTAAAGAAGGAGGTGAAAGAAGAG GATAAGGAACTGCGTAATGTTGGAGACTGGCGTCAGAACATTGAAGACAAGTCTGGCATGGATGGCAGGAAGAAGATGTTTGAGTCCGAGAGTTAA